One genomic window of Candidatus Nitrospira inopinata includes the following:
- the ftsH gene encoding ATP-dependent zinc metalloprotease FtsH, which translates to MGPKGGVPPMNNKVSFSIWYIFLAIMAVVLVHDLIVAMNKVEEVPYSQFKKWVEEGKVAEVAVTSHMLTGKLKPEGEEKVGQLFATVRVEDPDLVRELNTHGVVFTGVIETTFWRDLLSWIVPVALFVGIWMFILRRMGQAQGGFMQVGQSKAKIYMEKDIKVRFSDVAGVDEAKEELREVIEFLKTPEKFTKLGGKIPKGILLVGPPGTGKTLLAKAVAGEAGVPFFSISGSEFVEMFVGVGAARVRDLFEQAKTKAPCIIFIDELDALGKARGMGPMTHEEREQTLNQLLVEMDGFDPRVGVILMAATNRPEILDPALLRAGRFDRHVTVDRPDKLGRLAILRVHAKQVALGADADLETVAAMTPGFSGADLANVINEAALLSVRRGKDKVGASELQEAVERVIAGLEKKNRVLNKMEKERVAYHETGHALVALSVPGADQVQKISIIPRGVAALGYTLQLPTEDRFLMTKSELENKIAVLLGGRIAEELTFGEASTGAQNDLVKATDIAKSMVKAYGMSDKLGTIALERDRQPQFLQISVGSEKGDYSEQTAREIDCEVRRIVDEQYERVKRLLESKKAALQQGAKLLLEREVISGPDLQAIMEKT; encoded by the coding sequence TGAACAACAAAGTCTCCTTCTCCATTTGGTATATCTTCCTCGCCATCATGGCCGTGGTGCTGGTGCACGACCTCATCGTGGCCATGAACAAGGTCGAAGAAGTTCCCTACAGCCAGTTCAAAAAATGGGTGGAGGAGGGCAAGGTGGCTGAGGTGGCGGTCACCAGCCACATGCTCACCGGCAAGCTGAAGCCGGAAGGGGAAGAAAAGGTCGGGCAATTGTTCGCCACGGTGCGCGTCGAGGACCCCGATCTGGTGCGCGAGCTCAACACCCATGGCGTGGTGTTTACCGGCGTGATTGAAACCACTTTCTGGCGCGATCTTTTGTCCTGGATCGTGCCGGTCGCATTGTTCGTCGGAATCTGGATGTTCATCCTTCGCCGAATGGGCCAAGCCCAGGGCGGGTTCATGCAGGTGGGCCAGTCCAAAGCGAAGATCTATATGGAGAAGGACATCAAGGTGCGGTTTTCCGACGTCGCCGGCGTGGACGAGGCGAAAGAGGAATTGCGCGAGGTGATCGAGTTCCTCAAGACTCCCGAGAAGTTCACGAAACTGGGCGGGAAAATCCCGAAGGGGATTCTGCTGGTTGGCCCGCCGGGAACTGGGAAAACCTTGCTGGCCAAGGCAGTGGCTGGTGAGGCCGGCGTGCCGTTTTTCAGTATCAGCGGCTCGGAATTCGTTGAAATGTTCGTGGGCGTCGGCGCGGCCCGCGTACGGGACCTCTTCGAGCAGGCCAAGACGAAAGCACCCTGCATCATTTTTATCGATGAGCTTGATGCGCTGGGGAAGGCGCGCGGGATGGGACCGATGACGCACGAAGAGCGGGAGCAGACATTGAACCAACTTCTTGTCGAAATGGACGGATTCGATCCACGGGTCGGCGTGATCCTCATGGCGGCGACCAATCGGCCGGAGATTTTGGACCCGGCGCTGCTCCGCGCGGGACGGTTCGATCGTCATGTGACCGTGGATCGCCCGGACAAGCTGGGCCGTCTGGCCATTTTGCGCGTGCATGCCAAACAGGTGGCGTTGGGGGCCGACGCCGACCTGGAGACCGTGGCGGCCATGACTCCCGGATTTTCCGGGGCCGATTTGGCGAACGTCATCAACGAAGCGGCGCTGTTGTCCGTGCGTCGCGGAAAAGACAAGGTCGGAGCGTCCGAATTGCAGGAGGCGGTGGAGCGCGTCATCGCCGGGTTGGAAAAAAAGAATCGCGTGCTCAATAAAATGGAGAAGGAACGGGTCGCCTATCATGAGACGGGCCATGCCCTGGTCGCCCTGTCGGTGCCGGGAGCGGATCAGGTCCAGAAGATTTCGATCATTCCTCGCGGCGTCGCCGCGCTGGGCTACACACTCCAACTTCCCACGGAAGACCGGTTTCTCATGACCAAGTCCGAGCTCGAAAATAAGATCGCCGTGCTGTTGGGCGGTCGGATCGCGGAGGAATTGACTTTCGGCGAAGCCTCGACCGGCGCGCAAAACGATCTCGTGAAGGCCACGGACATCGCCAAGAGCATGGTGAAGGCCTACGGGATGAGCGACAAACTGGGGACCATCGCGTTGGAGCGGGATCGGCAGCCGCAGTTTCTCCAGATCTCAGTGGGATCCGAAAAGGGCGATTATTCCGAGCAGACGGCCAGGGAGATCGATTGCGAGGTGCGCCGCATCGTCGACGAGCAGTACGAACGGGTCAAGCGGTTGCTGGAATCGAAAAAAGCCGCGTTGCAACAGGGGGCGAAGCTCTTGCTGGAGCGGGAAGTGATCAGCGGGCCGGATCTCCAAGCCATCATGGAGAAAACGTGA